The Anomalospiza imberbis isolate Cuckoo-Finch-1a 21T00152 unplaced genomic scaffold, ASM3175350v1 scaffold_211, whole genome shotgun sequence genomic sequence ACCCCCCTGGTCCCTCactgtcccctggtgtcccccccTCCCGCAGGGGTCCCGCCCTCGGGGGTGTCCCTGTCGGTGCAGCCCCCCGGGGGACCGGTGGCACTGGGGGACCGCCTGGTGCTGAGCTGCACGGTGGCAGCGGGGACAGGTCCCCTGTCCTTCTCCTGGCACCGGGAGGGCTCGGCGGCACCGCTGGGCACCGGCCCccggctggagctgccccaCGTTGGGGACAATGACAGCGGCCAGTACCAGTGCCGGGTCAGCGACGGGGACAGCGTGGCCGAGAGTGACCCCCTGAATGTCACCGTCCTGGGTGAGCGGGACCCTCGGGCTGGGGGTGATCCCACCCATGTCACCCCCATCCCGCCTCACCCGGTGCCAGCCCTGTCTGTGTCCCCGCAGTGCCCGTGGCCAATGCCACCATCACCCCCGGTCCCCCGGCACACCGGGTGCACGCAGGTGACGCTGTGACCCTGCGCTGCTCGGTGCAGGTGGGCTCAGCCCCTGTCACCTTCACCTGGCTGCACAACGGGCAGGAGGTGGCCCGGGGTCCCCTCCTGGAGCTTGGGGACATCGATGTGGGACATTCGGGCACCTACCAGTGCGTGGCCACCAACCAGCTGGGACAGGACGGGCACCGCGTGTTCCAGGCACtcagcccagagctggcactgaCGGTGACAACGTGGGGACGCGGGGACACAGGTGACTTCACCCGGGGGCACTGCGGGGGTCTCGGAACCCCGGGTTTGTCCCCGCTCTGTCCTTGGTGACACGGAGGTGACAAGGCACAGGTGGCATCACTCGGGGGCACTGCGGGGGGCTGAGGCCCCCGGGTTTGTCCCCGCTCTGTCCTTGgtgacacagaggggacacatgGGCACAGGTGGCATCACTCGGGGTCACTGTCGGGGGGCTGAGACCCCCGGGTTTGTCCCCGGAggtgacagggaggtgacacggAGGTGACACGGCACAGGTGGCATCACTGGGGGTCACTGCGGGGGGCTCGGACCCCCGGGTTTGTCCCCGCTCTGTCCTTAGTGACACGGAGGTGACACGGCTCAGGTGGCATCACTCGGGGTCGCTGTCGGGGGGCTGAGACCCCCGGGTTTGGACACGGAggtgacagggaggtgacagggcACAGGTGGCATCACTCGTGGGGAGCTCATCCCCCCGGATCTGTTCCTGCTCTGTCCTTGGTGACACGGAGGTGACAGGGCACAGGTGGCATCACTcggggtcactgtggggtccAGGACAGTGGGGTTTGTCCCCGGAggtgacagggaggtgacagggaggtgacatGGCTCAGGTGGCATCACTCGGGGGCACTGCGGGGGGCTCGGACCCCCGGGTTTGTCCCCGCTCTGTCCTTGgtgacacagaggggacacatgGGCACAGGTGGCATCACTCGGGGGCACTGCGGGGGGCTGAGACCCCCGGGTTTGTCCCCGGAggtgacagggaggtgacacagacAGGGCACAGGTGGCATCACTGTGGGGGCTCAGCCCCCCGGGTTTGTCCCCGGAGCTGACATGGGGGTGACAGAGAGGTGACAGGGCACAGGTGGCATCACTCGGGGTCACAGTGGGGTTCAGGACAGTCGGGTTTGTCCCCGGAGGTGACACGGAGGTGACACGGAGGTGACAGGGCACAGGTGGCATCACTCGGGGTCACAGTGGGGTCCAGGACAGTCGGGTTTGTCCCCGGAggtgacagggaggtgacacagacAGGGCACAGGTGGCATCACTGTGGGGGCTCAGACCCCCGGGTTTGTCCCCGgaggtgacacgggggtgacagggaggtgacagggcACAGGTGGCATCACTCGGGGTCACTGCGGGGGTCCAGGACAGTCGGGTTtgtccctggaggtgacacgggggtgacagggaggtgacagggcACGGGTGGCATCACGGGGGGTCACAGTGGGGTCCAGGACAGTCGGGTTTGTCCCTGGTGGTGACACGGAGGTGACACAGACAGGGCACAGGTGGCATCACTGTGGCGGCTCAGACCCCCGGGTTTGTCCCCGGAGGTGACACGGGGGTggcagggaggtgacagggaggtgacagggcACGGGTGGCATCACGGGGGGTCACTGCGGGGTGCGGCGCCCCCGGGtgacccccagtgtcccctctgtccccagcggTGGCCGCAGGGGTTGGCAGCCCCCTGCTGGCCCTGGTCCTGCTCGTGGGTGCCATCGTGGGCTGGCAGCGGTGCCACCGCAGGGGTGGGTGACAACGGGGGACACCGGGCTGGCGACAacggggtgacaccggggggtcccggggggtttggggtcccggggggttttggggtctggggggtttggggtctggggggttttggggtctggggggtttgggatcccgggggggttttggggtcccgggggggtttggggtctgggcggttttggggtctggggggtttggggtctggggggttttgtggtcccggggggttttggggtctggggggtttgggatcccggggggttttggggtcccggggggttttggggtctgggcggttttggggtctggggggttttggggtctgggggattttggggtctggggggtttggggtctggggggttttggggtcccggggggtttgggatcccgggggggttttggggtcccgggggggtttggggtcccggggggttttggggtctggtgggttttggggtcccggggggttttggggtctgggggttttggggtcacgggggggttttggggtcccggcgggttttggggtctggggggtttggggtcccggggggttttgggtcccggggggttttggggtctggggggttttggggtctggggggttttggggtcccgggggagtttggggtcccggggggttttggggtctggggggttttggggtctggggggttttggggtctggggggttttggggtcccgggggagtttggggtcccggggggttttggggtctggggggttttggggtctggggggttttggggtcccgggggggtttggggtctgggggagtTTCGGGTTCTGGGGGAATTGGGGTTTCAaggattttttggggctttggggatttttttgggggtttgggatttcaggatttttttgggggggaattccGGGACATTTTGGGGCTTTCCGGGGGAGAATTTCGGGGTCCCCTGGCGCTGTCCCCATTGTCGCCCCCCTTTTCCCCGcagcccccaggacccccccggACAGGTGAGTGGGGGAGGGGCCCGggcgtgtccccgtgtccccaaatgccacctggAGGCCACCGCACTGTCGCCCTTGTCCCCGCAGGACCCCCGTGGTGCCCGCCGAGGGGGGGGAGGTGCTCTACACCCACGTGGTGCCCACCGCGAGGGCCGCGGGTGAGTGGGGACGGCGACCTGGCAccgggggtggcaccgggggtgGCACCGcggccccaaatgccaccccCGGGCAGCTGAGGGTCCCCAGATGCCACCCAGGGGACGGCGGTGACATCGACGGCAACGTGCTGGGACAGTGGGGggcactgggtggcactgggatggcaccaggtgacactgggtgacactgggggtggcactgggggacactgggtggcactaggtgacactgggggacactgggggacactgggggtggcactgggtggcactaggtggcactgggggacactggggatggcactggatggcacttggggacactgggggacactggggatggcactggggggcactgggggacactgggggacactgggtggcactgggtggcacttggggtggcactgggggacactgggtggcactgggggtggcactgggggacactgggtggcactggatggcactgggtggcactaggtgacactgggggacactgggggacactgggggtggcactgggggacactgggtggcacttggggtggcactgggatggcaccaGGTGActctgggtggcactgggtggcactgggtggcactgggtgacactgggggacactaggtgacactgggggtggcactgggtggcactggggggcactgggggacactggggatggcactgggtggcactgggggacactgggggacactgggtggcactgggggacactgggtggcactgggggtggcactgggggcactgggggacactgggtggcactggggggcggcactgggggacactgggggtggcactgggtggcactgggtggcactgggggacactgggtgacactgggggtggcactaggtgacactgggggacactgggggacactgggatggcaccaggtgacactgggatggCACCAGGTGACAccgggtggcactgggtggcactgggggtggcaccgggggtgacacctggggacaccggcTGGCACAGTGTGCCCAAATGCCACCCAGGAGACAGGGGAGAAGtgcggggacagggaggtgGCGCCcgtgggtggcactgggtggcacCGGTGTCTCCCGTAGGGTCCCCAGGTGCCATCCCCGAGGCCCCCGAGGTGACGTACGCGGAGCTGCCGGGCCCACGGTGGCACCCAGGGGACAGCGGTGACTACGAGAACGTGCTGTGACACCGTGGTGGCACCGGGGCATGGCACTGGGTGGCACCCAGGGGACAGCGGTGACTACGAGAACGTGCTGTGACACCGTGGTGGCACCGGGGCGTGGCACTGGGTGGCACCCAGGGGACAGTGGTGACATCGATGAGAACATGCTGTGACACCGTGGTGGCACCGGGGCGTGGCACTGGGTCCCCAGGTGGCACCCAGGGGACAGCGGTGACATCGATGAGAACGTGCTgtgacactggggtggcactgggctgaCACTGGGTCCCCAGGTGGCACCCAGGGGACAGCGGTGACATCGATGAGAACGTGCTgtgacactggggtggcactgggctgaCACTGGGTCCCCAGGTGGCACCCAGGGGACAGCGGTGACATCGATGAGAACGTGCTGTGACACCTTGGTGGCACCGGGGCGTGGCACTGGGTCCCCAGGTGGCAcccaggggacagcggggacatcTAGGACGCCGTgctgtgacactgggggtggcactggggacagccacccACGTGTGTCCCCTCGTCCCGTGGGTGCCCACCCTGCCCGTGGCCACCAGGACCTgcccccgtccctgtcccttgCCCGTGGCCACCATGAGCTGGTGGCAGctggccctgtcccctgcccgTGGCCACCATGAGCTGGTGGCAGctggccctgtcccctgcccgTGGCCACCATGAGCTGGTGGCAGctggccctgtcccctgcccgTGGCCACCATGAGCTGGTGGCAGctggccctgtcccctgcccgTGGCCACCATGAGCTGGTGGCAGctggccctgtcccctgcccgtggccacctgtccccatccttgtccccatccctgtcccctgcccgtGGCCACCGGgacctgtccccatccctgtcccttgCCCGTGGccacctgtccccatccctgtccccatccctgtcccttgCCCGTGGCCACTGAGAGCTGGTggcagctgtccctgtcccctccctggggccactgggccctgtcccctgcccgTGGCCACCGGGACCTGTCCCTCCGAGCCGCAGGAATTTGGGACAATCCCAAGAACCAGCCCCGAGTGACccccggggggatttggggacatcccgggggtcccgggggggtttggggacatcccgggggtcccgggagggtttggggacatcccgggggtctcgggggggtttggggatatcccgggggtccccaggggcgttggggacatcccgggggtctcgggagggtttggggacatcccggggggttccgggggggtttggggacatcccgggggtgccgggagggtttggggacatcccgggggtcccgggggggtttggggacatcccgggggtctcgggagggtttggggacatcccgggggtcccgggagggtgcggggacatcccg encodes the following:
- the LOC137466436 gene encoding Fc receptor-like protein 2, translated to MAGDTGMAGKVALLLWAQTLGLAGAQTTQLLVEPPWLPAVLWERVTLTCQGSGTAGATTWYKDGQRWGQQGRDHVTVTESGTYRCARPVSGFSPPVTASDDWLVLQVPARALLEGDTVTLRCRGWWNNAVTRVSFYHEGKELRVLRDGTELSLLPLQLKHSGRYSCKGRVEYWGLEESAPVTVTVQELFSVPVLEGPPEPTEGSPLTLSCLSTPSPLRPRAPLLHVFYQDGRVVGGPQGSPQLLVPAVGVSHSGNYSCEVRSEEGAVRKSSALLRVTVRRVPPSGVSLSVQPPGGPVALGDRLVLSCTVAAGTGPLSFSWHREGSAAPLGTGPRLELPHVGDNDSGQYQCRVSDGDSVAESDPLNVTVLVPVANATITPGPPAHRVHAGDAVTLRCSVQVGSAPVTFTWLHNGQEVARGPLLELGDIDVGHSGTYQCVATNQLGQDGHRVFQALSPELALTVTTWGRGDTAVAAGVGSPLLALVLLVGAIVGWQRCHRRAPRTPPDRTPVVPAEGGEVLYTHVVPTARAAGSPGAIPEAPEVTYAELPGPRWHPGDSGDYENVL